The Chitinophagales bacterium genome contains a region encoding:
- a CDS encoding PIN domain-containing protein — translation MTSSPNIEITNIDLPISKKAAQVRAKYGFKTPDSIQLATAITNNAKFFLTNDSDLKKIKEIEVVTLKNSD, via the coding sequence TTGACATCATCACCGAATATTGAAATTACAAATATTGACCTACCCATTTCAAAAAAAGCTGCTCAAGTAAGAGCGAAATATGGTTTTAAAACACCCGATTCAATTCAACTGGCTACTGCAATAACCAACAACGCTAAATTCTTTCTGACGAATGATTCAGATTTGAAAAAAATAAAAGAAATAGAGGTTGTTACATTGAAAAATTCAGATTGA
- a CDS encoding DUF4159 domain-containing protein, whose amino-acid sequence MRKSIFIVLCFLFLQIFAAEPAFKIALLKYHGGGDWYSNPTALPNLIEFCNKQLNMNINQEHEEIEVGSPEIFAYPFLHMTGHGNVVFSDDEAENLRKYLIGGGFLHIDDNYGMDPYVRKAIKKVFPELEFVELPFSHPIYHQKFDFKNGLPKIHEHDNKPPQGFGLIYKGRLIVFYSYESDLGNGWEDQEVHNDPQELRIQALQMGANILSYVFTER is encoded by the coding sequence ATGAGAAAGTCAATTTTTATTGTTTTATGTTTTTTATTCCTGCAAATATTTGCGGCAGAGCCAGCTTTTAAAATAGCCCTGCTAAAATATCACGGAGGAGGTGACTGGTATTCAAACCCTACTGCATTACCTAATCTAATCGAGTTTTGCAATAAGCAACTCAACATGAATATTAATCAAGAACATGAAGAGATAGAAGTAGGAAGCCCTGAAATATTCGCATATCCATTTTTGCATATGACTGGGCATGGAAATGTTGTGTTTTCAGATGATGAGGCAGAAAATCTAAGAAAGTATTTGATAGGTGGTGGCTTTCTTCACATTGATGACAATTACGGAATGGATCCTTATGTGCGCAAAGCTATAAAAAAAGTGTTTCCTGAATTAGAGTTTGTTGAACTCCCTTTCTCACATCCCATTTACCATCAAAAATTTGATTTCAAAAATGGTTTGCCCAAAATACACGAACACGACAATAAACCTCCACAAGGTTTTGGGTTGATTTATAAAGGACGTTTGATTGTTTTTTACTCCTATGAAAGTGATCTGGGAAATGGCTGGGAAGATCAGGAAGTCCACAACGATCCACAGGAACTTAGAATACAAGCCTTGCAAATGGGGGCGAATATTTTGAGTTATGTTTTTACAGAGCGGTAG
- a CDS encoding RsmE family RNA methyltransferase: MQFFFGQYNLYDKSVQLDHLEQKHCLKVLRKKTGELIQVTDGTGKIYQTRIIDDNWKNPIFLCESIKDVPQRNYSLSIAIALTKNLQRIEWFLEKSTEIGIDHIYFIETKHSEKVKYKKERFDNILRSAAKQSENLKLPKLHDIQSFSDFLGNPFFDKEQKFIAYCQEKPETHLFHQLEKDLPVCVLIGPEGDFSKEEVQLAESRGFKRISLGNARLRTETAGIVACEIVNLANL, from the coding sequence ATGCAATTTTTCTTTGGCCAGTACAATCTATATGATAAAAGTGTGCAGCTCGATCACCTAGAGCAAAAGCATTGTCTAAAAGTTTTACGAAAAAAGACAGGTGAATTAATTCAGGTGACAGATGGCACGGGAAAAATTTACCAAACCCGCATAATTGATGACAACTGGAAAAATCCTATTTTTCTCTGTGAATCTATTAAAGATGTTCCACAGCGAAATTATTCGCTCAGCATTGCTATTGCACTCACAAAAAATTTGCAGCGTATAGAATGGTTTTTAGAGAAAAGTACCGAAATAGGTATTGACCACATCTATTTTATCGAAACAAAACACAGTGAAAAAGTAAAATATAAAAAGGAGCGATTTGATAATATTTTGCGTTCAGCGGCCAAGCAATCTGAAAATTTAAAGCTTCCGAAATTGCACGATATTCAGTCATTTTCTGATTTTTTAGGAAATCCCTTTTTTGATAAAGAACAAAAATTCATTGCTTATTGCCAAGAAAAACCGGAAACACATTTGTTCCACCAGTTGGAAAAGGATTTGCCCGTCTGTGTATTGATTGGTCCCGAGGGAGATTTTTCAAAAGAAGAAGTACAATTGGCAGAATCCAGGGGCTTTAAGCGCATAAGTTTGGGGAATGCCCGTTTAAGAACCGAAACGGCTGGAATTGTTGCCTGTGAAATCGTAAATTTAGCCAACCTATGA
- a CDS encoding type IX secretion system membrane protein PorP/SprF produces MRKLIIAFLGLLLVGGGSELKAQQDAQYSMYMFNGLALNPAYAGSRGVLSAMALYRHQWSGLEGAPKTAVANVHAPLMNDRMGLGLSIASDNIGLVNMINITGNYAYRLTFKDDSKLAFGLNVTLNNFRGNWSEAALQDRNDPSFNASSSLWNPNFGFGVYYNSDRWFAGISVPHLLNNSLSREGIHLEGNDNVARQYKHYFFTGGAIFTLTENVKMRPSFLFKYVQNARLSTDINLGFLFREVFWLAASYRIGDAVVGMIEYDINDIIRIGYAYDYTLSELTNYTSGSHEIMLGFELRKKQTHLTPRRMSYF; encoded by the coding sequence ATGAGAAAGCTAATTATTGCATTTTTAGGACTGCTACTTGTAGGGGGGGGCTCTGAACTGAAAGCTCAGCAAGATGCCCAGTACAGTATGTACATGTTCAATGGTCTTGCGCTTAATCCCGCTTATGCAGGTAGTAGAGGCGTATTGTCTGCTATGGCCTTGTACAGGCATCAATGGTCGGGGTTGGAAGGAGCACCAAAAACAGCGGTTGCCAATGTCCATGCACCATTAATGAATGACAGAATGGGTTTAGGACTGTCTATCGCATCCGACAATATCGGTTTGGTCAATATGATCAATATTACCGGTAATTATGCCTACAGGCTAACTTTTAAGGATGATAGCAAACTTGCTTTCGGGTTAAATGTAACGTTGAATAATTTTCGCGGGAATTGGTCGGAAGCTGCTCTGCAAGATAGGAATGACCCATCATTCAATGCCAGTTCCAGTTTGTGGAATCCCAATTTCGGTTTTGGTGTGTATTATAACTCTGACCGATGGTTTGCAGGAATTTCAGTTCCTCATTTGCTCAATAATAGTTTGAGTAGGGAAGGAATTCATTTAGAAGGAAATGATAATGTTGCGCGACAGTACAAACATTATTTTTTCACAGGAGGTGCAATTTTTACTTTGACAGAAAATGTGAAAATGAGACCTTCATTCCTGTTTAAATATGTTCAAAATGCAAGGTTGAGCACAGATATTAATTTAGGATTTTTATTCAGAGAAGTATTTTGGTTAGCTGCATCTTACCGTATAGGCGATGCAGTAGTTGGTATGATAGAATATGATATCAATGATATTATCCGCATTGGTTATGCTTATGATTATACCCTCTCTGAACTGACTAATTACACCTCGGGATCACATGAAATTATGCTTGGTTTTGAGTTGCGCAAGAAACAAACGCACTTAACACCTAGAAGAATGAGTTATTTTTAA